A single region of the Salvelinus sp. IW2-2015 linkage group LG20, ASM291031v2, whole genome shotgun sequence genome encodes:
- the LOC139029430 gene encoding uncharacterized protein: protein MEPLRDTLRELFWLWVVLGMIFVSLVIGLIFILINKCISKKAAEQYNTNTPSRTTPQYYAQSSKYHLKDLEDDLPPLPPRTQFLTSCPKTESYENLVGLPDYVKVDDNAPPPPYHHTETPACKENCHDGISEDYDNIGADCEIEEDYDDLG from the exons ATGGAACCTTTACGGGACACTTTACGAGAACTCTTCTGGCTGTGGGTGGTTCTTGGAATGATTTTTGTTTCCTTGGTAATAGGTCTCATCTTCATTCTTATCAACAAGTGTATTTCCAAGAAAG CTGctgaacaatacaatacaaatacaccAAGTCGCACTACACCTCAGTATTATGCCCA GAGCAGCAAATATCATCTCAAAGATCTGGAGGATGATTTGCCTCCTTTACCACCCAGGACTCAGTTTCTCACATCCTGTCCCA AGACCGAAAGCTATGAGAACCTTGTAGGGCTACCTGACTATGTGAAAGTAGATGACAATGCCCCTCCTCCACCGTACCATCACACAGAGACACCGGCGTGTAAGGAGAATTGCCATGACGGCATTTCAGAGGACTACGATAACATCGGAGCAGACTGCGAGATTGAGGAGGACTATGATGATCTGGGATAA